One window from the genome of Paenibacillus azoreducens encodes:
- a CDS encoding extracellular solute-binding protein has protein sequence MKKKWLKLGMFGVALAMTVGLTACGGGEKEQQPAASGGDGGKKGSQKLVIYTARDKNVVEQILPKFKELNPDIDVEVMTMGAQQIMERVRGEKANPQADFWWGGTQSSFITAANEGLLESYKPSYADSVPAEYKDAQDRWYGEMLLPEVIMYNSEAIKEADAPKDWDDLLDPKWKDKILIRGVMASGTMRTIYDAMIYRQDPANPEKGYEWLKKLDANTKEYTQDPTQLYLKLARQEGILSLWNLQDILLQKELQKQPFDYIYPASGAPILVDGVGIVKGAKNMDAAKKFFDFIFDKDQLKEKADKLFQIPTRTDIDKNEFPDWYKKLDTKQLDLDWMVLADKEKEWMQYWDENIKGKGGK, from the coding sequence ATGAAAAAGAAATGGTTGAAACTCGGCATGTTTGGGGTGGCGCTGGCGATGACGGTCGGCCTGACGGCTTGCGGCGGAGGAGAAAAGGAACAACAACCGGCAGCCTCCGGTGGAGACGGCGGGAAAAAAGGATCGCAGAAGCTGGTCATCTACACCGCCCGCGACAAAAATGTCGTCGAGCAGATCTTGCCGAAGTTCAAGGAGCTTAACCCGGATATCGATGTCGAAGTGATGACGATGGGCGCCCAGCAGATCATGGAGCGGGTGCGCGGCGAGAAAGCGAATCCGCAGGCCGACTTCTGGTGGGGCGGAACGCAATCCTCTTTTATTACGGCGGCGAATGAAGGATTGCTGGAATCGTATAAACCAAGCTATGCGGACAGCGTGCCGGCTGAATACAAAGACGCTCAGGACCGCTGGTACGGCGAGATGCTGCTGCCCGAGGTGATCATGTACAACTCCGAGGCAATTAAAGAAGCGGATGCGCCGAAGGATTGGGACGATCTGCTCGACCCGAAATGGAAGGATAAAATTTTGATCCGGGGCGTCATGGCATCCGGGACGATGAGAACGATCTATGACGCGATGATTTACCGCCAAGACCCTGCAAATCCGGAGAAAGGTTATGAATGGCTCAAAAAGCTCGATGCGAACACCAAAGAATACACCCAGGATCCAACCCAACTTTACTTGAAGCTGGCCCGGCAGGAAGGAATTTTGTCGCTCTGGAATCTGCAGGACATTTTGCTCCAGAAGGAACTGCAGAAACAGCCGTTTGACTACATCTACCCGGCAAGCGGAGCGCCGATTCTGGTGGATGGGGTCGGTATCGTAAAAGGCGCCAAAAACATGGACGCCGCCAAGAAGTTCTTTGATTTTATTTTTGATAAAGACCAGCTGAAGGAGAAGGCGGATAAATTGTTCCAGATTCCAACCCGGACCGATATCGACAAAAACGAGTTCCCGGACTGGTACAAGAAACTGGACACCAAACAGCTTGATCTGGACTGGATGGTTCTTGCGGATAAAGAGAAGGAATGGATGCAATATTGGGATGAAAATATCAAAGGCAAAGGCGGAAAGTAG